DNA sequence from the Peptoniphilus sp. GNH genome:
GTCTAATAGAATATTTCAAATATTATTCAAGTGATAAGTTAAGATTAATTAGTCTTTTATCAGAAAATTTAAGTAGTCTTATTGATGTAGGATTTGATTATTTTAACATATACAATGGACTGACAAATATAATTTTACTTACAAGATATTTTGAAACAAATTTAGAAAGATGTATTAGTGAGGCGATAAATTACCATATAGATTTAAAAAAACGTATAAATGGGGAAGTGTAGTTAGCGATGAAAACAAAAACAAGTAAATTACTTGATATTCCAGAACAGTTGTTATATGACCAAAATGTGATACCAAATGCCAAAATTTTATACAGTGAAATTATTGCCTTATCTGATAAGGCTGGAATATGTAGCCAAACTAATTCATATTTTGCTGAACTATATAAAGTTTCAAAGAGAACAATAAGTAACTGGTTATATAGTTTACTAAGCAATGGCTACATAGAAAGTGATGTCATAAGAGATTCAAATG
Encoded proteins:
- a CDS encoding helix-turn-helix domain-containing protein, producing the protein MKTKTSKLLDIPEQLLYDQNVIPNAKILYSEIIALSDKAGICSQTNSYFAELYKVSKRTISNWLYSLLSNGYIESDVIRDSNGTSRYIKVMRV